In Frondihabitans sp. PAMC 28766, a genomic segment contains:
- a CDS encoding bifunctional riboflavin kinase/FAD synthetase → MDFFTSPADVSEGFGPSAVTIGKFDGVHLGHRAVIADLERTARDRDLVSAVVTFDRHPLSILRPDAVPVALTSNQQKRELLEQTGVEATLMLTFDHHLQSLSPEEFVDTILVDTLQAEVVLVGTDFRFGVRGSGTIETLRELGAHRGFEVRIVPDVVLDSPPGDGTRRVSSSWVRELLDEGRIADATVLLGRRPAVRGVVVHGERRGRELGFPTANLEPRSEGFVPADGIYAARVTVGGEVYDSAVSVGNNPTFDGVPEKQVEAHLLDVKPDLYGKEVTVYFHDWIRGNVKFEGLDALVVQIANDVEAVRQLLASERV, encoded by the coding sequence GTGGATTTCTTCACGTCTCCCGCCGACGTCTCCGAGGGCTTCGGGCCGTCCGCCGTCACCATCGGCAAGTTCGACGGCGTGCACCTCGGCCACCGGGCGGTCATCGCCGACCTCGAGCGCACCGCGCGCGACCGCGATCTCGTGTCGGCCGTCGTGACCTTCGATCGCCACCCGCTCAGCATCCTGCGCCCCGATGCGGTGCCGGTGGCGTTGACGAGCAACCAGCAGAAGCGCGAGCTGCTCGAGCAGACGGGTGTCGAGGCGACGTTGATGCTCACCTTCGACCACCATCTGCAGTCGCTCAGCCCCGAAGAGTTCGTCGACACGATCCTCGTCGACACACTCCAGGCCGAGGTCGTGCTGGTCGGCACCGACTTCCGCTTCGGTGTGCGCGGCTCGGGCACCATCGAGACCCTCCGCGAGCTCGGCGCCCACCGCGGCTTCGAGGTGCGCATCGTTCCTGACGTCGTGCTCGACAGCCCGCCCGGCGACGGCACCCGGCGTGTCTCGTCGAGCTGGGTGCGCGAGCTGCTGGATGAGGGCAGGATCGCCGACGCGACGGTTCTGCTCGGCCGCCGCCCCGCCGTCCGCGGTGTCGTGGTGCACGGCGAGCGTCGCGGCCGCGAACTCGGCTTCCCCACGGCCAACCTCGAGCCCCGCAGCGAGGGCTTCGTGCCCGCCGACGGCATCTACGCCGCACGCGTCACGGTCGGCGGCGAGGTGTACGACTCCGCCGTCTCGGTCGGCAACAACCCCACCTTCGACGGCGTGCCCGAAAAGCAGGTCGAGGCGCACCTGCTCGACGTGAAGCCCGACCTCTACGGCAAAGAGGTCACGGTCTACTTCCACGACTGGATCCGCGGCAACGTCAAGTTCGAGGGCCTGGACGCCCTCGTCGTGCAGATCGCGAACGACGTCGAGGCCGTGCGCCAGCTGCTCGCGAGCGAACGGGTCTGA
- a CDS encoding stealth conserved region 3 domain-containing protein — MRKGQFTLLNGHLTPQQSMLEDLAFIKRVLDDSQIPHLLVRGNEERPVIAIDQGDRAAFEAALGAAVHGEPFYSKPGRQRAVLVAEDGLGDVSERILRLFRPRVEPIGRLRYGAAMAVQIEFWITTDTEVLAPSENALMRRELPRDEAVQVSIERYGMQWVTLEHMFEDHATDITFDIDMVFSWVDGNSVEYQRARARQAKHHVVGDGDDSVARFRQIDELKYALRSVYMFAPWVRNIYIATDSPAPTWLADHPRVRIVRSEEFFADPSVLPTHNSQAVESQLHHIKGLSEHFLYSNDDMFFGRPVGPGMFFSPGSLTKFIEAETRIGLGLNNSERSGFENSARVNRALLQQRFGRVTTRHLEHTAAPLRKSVLTEMEHEFADEFSETAASPFRAKTNISVTNSLYHYYALMTGRAIVQERAKVSYVDTTMVSGLAFLNELLKKRSYDFFCLNDGSFPEVSDEERTAVVTDFLERYFPFKAPWEH, encoded by the coding sequence ATGCGCAAGGGCCAGTTCACCCTGCTCAACGGGCACCTCACCCCGCAGCAGTCCATGCTCGAAGACCTCGCCTTCATCAAGCGCGTGCTCGACGACTCCCAGATCCCTCACCTCCTCGTGCGCGGCAACGAAGAGCGCCCGGTCATTGCGATCGACCAGGGCGACCGCGCAGCGTTCGAGGCGGCGCTCGGGGCCGCCGTCCACGGTGAGCCGTTCTACTCCAAGCCAGGCAGGCAGCGGGCCGTGCTCGTGGCCGAGGACGGTCTCGGCGACGTGAGCGAACGCATCCTGCGCCTCTTCCGCCCCCGCGTCGAGCCGATCGGGCGCCTGCGATACGGTGCCGCGATGGCCGTGCAGATCGAGTTCTGGATCACGACCGACACCGAGGTGCTCGCCCCCAGCGAGAACGCCCTGATGCGCCGCGAGCTGCCGCGCGACGAGGCCGTGCAGGTCTCGATCGAGCGCTACGGCATGCAGTGGGTCACCCTCGAGCACATGTTCGAAGACCATGCGACCGACATCACCTTCGACATCGACATGGTCTTCTCGTGGGTCGACGGCAACTCCGTCGAGTACCAGCGGGCCCGCGCCCGGCAAGCCAAGCACCACGTGGTGGGGGACGGCGACGACTCGGTCGCCCGCTTCCGCCAGATCGACGAGCTCAAGTACGCGCTTCGCAGTGTCTACATGTTCGCGCCGTGGGTTCGCAACATCTACATCGCCACCGACTCGCCGGCCCCCACCTGGCTGGCCGACCACCCGCGGGTGCGCATCGTTCGGAGCGAGGAGTTCTTCGCCGACCCGTCGGTGCTGCCGACGCACAACTCGCAGGCGGTCGAGTCGCAGTTGCACCACATCAAGGGTCTCAGCGAGCACTTCCTCTACTCGAACGACGATATGTTCTTCGGCCGGCCCGTCGGCCCCGGCATGTTCTTTTCGCCGGGCTCGCTCACGAAGTTCATCGAAGCGGAGACCCGCATCGGCCTCGGCCTCAACAACTCCGAGCGGAGCGGCTTCGAGAACTCCGCGCGGGTCAACCGCGCTCTTCTGCAGCAGCGCTTCGGCCGGGTCACGACTCGGCACCTCGAGCACACCGCCGCGCCGCTGCGCAAGAGCGTGCTCACCGAGATGGAGCACGAGTTCGCCGACGAGTTCAGCGAGACGGCGGCGTCGCCCTTCAGAGCCAAGACGAACATTTCGGTGACGAACTCGCTCTATCACTACTACGCGCTGATGACCGGTCGGGCGATCGTGCAGGAGCGCGCCAAAGTCAGCTACGTCGACACGACGATGGTGTCGGGCTTGGCGTTCTTGAACGAGCTGCTCAAGAAGCGCTCCTACGACTTCTTCTGCCTGAACGACGGCTCGTTCCCGGAGGTCAGCGATGAAGAGCGCACGGCGGTCGTCACCGACTTCCTCGAGCGCTACTTCCCCTTCAAAGCCCCCTGGGAGCACTAA
- a CDS encoding DUF6804 family protein: MPTPQKAAFLRPALAPGILGAIVLVAGAALLDSSAFTIIRYVVAILALIVLVFGYRGRAWGYLPFLAAIAVLWNPVYVIPLKGQVWQGLQFIAAVVFIVAAIRIRVPSPEAQAPARAGSSAQRRR; encoded by the coding sequence ATGCCCACTCCGCAGAAGGCCGCGTTCCTCCGGCCGGCGCTCGCCCCCGGCATCCTCGGCGCGATCGTCCTCGTCGCTGGGGCCGCTCTGCTCGACAGCAGCGCGTTCACGATCATCCGGTACGTCGTCGCGATCCTGGCCCTGATCGTCCTGGTCTTCGGCTATCGCGGCCGTGCCTGGGGCTATCTGCCCTTCCTCGCCGCCATCGCCGTGCTCTGGAACCCCGTCTACGTGATCCCGCTGAAGGGCCAGGTGTGGCAGGGCCTGCAGTTCATCGCGGCCGTCGTCTTCATCGTCGCCGCCATTCGGATCCGTGTGCCGTCGCCCGAGGCGCAGGCGCCCGCTCGCGCCGGCAGCTCGGCGCAGCGCCGCCGCTGA
- a CDS encoding GDSL-type esterase/lipase family protein, with protein MTAEKLLFLGDSLTEGGDWAAWFPDDEVINQGVGGDTTADVIARLDDVVAADPDSVVLLIGTNDFAQRRSVEQVVRTIETIMVDLRRLLPGVRLLLQSIPPRGSDYSDRIQDANRHLRQFAATVRAQYLDLWPALATGDVLNPDFTEDGLHFTEEGYQAWLSELRPGLERLRDEPPMSRPISIIRPSESA; from the coding sequence ATGACCGCAGAGAAGCTGCTCTTCCTGGGCGACAGCCTGACCGAGGGCGGAGACTGGGCCGCCTGGTTCCCCGACGACGAGGTGATCAACCAGGGCGTCGGCGGCGACACGACGGCCGACGTCATCGCCCGCCTCGATGACGTCGTCGCGGCCGACCCCGACTCCGTCGTGCTGCTGATCGGCACCAACGACTTCGCGCAACGCCGCAGCGTCGAGCAGGTCGTGCGCACGATCGAGACGATCATGGTCGACCTGCGCCGCCTTCTGCCGGGGGTGCGACTGCTGCTGCAGTCGATCCCGCCGCGCGGCTCCGACTACAGCGACCGCATTCAGGATGCCAACCGTCACCTCCGCCAGTTCGCCGCGACCGTCCGCGCGCAGTACCTCGATCTCTGGCCCGCGTTGGCGACGGGCGACGTCTTGAACCCCGACTTCACAGAGGACGGCCTGCACTTCACCGAGGAGGGATACCAGGCGTGGCTCTCCGAGCTGCGGCCGGGCCTCGAGCGCCTCCGCGACGAGCCGCCGATGAGTCGGCCGATCAGCATCATCCGCCCGTCGGAATCCGCGTAG